A window of the Pseudomonas furukawaii genome harbors these coding sequences:
- a CDS encoding VirB3 family type IV secretion system protein — protein MNGERTLIPGFEVPLHRALTEPILLGGAPRNVAILNGTLAAVVGLGLQLWIPGLVLWLVGHSLALWGARLDTQFLQVFARHIKQPPLLDV, from the coding sequence ATGAACGGCGAGCGCACTCTCATCCCCGGTTTCGAAGTGCCGCTGCACCGCGCACTGACCGAGCCAATCCTGCTCGGCGGCGCGCCACGCAACGTGGCCATCCTCAACGGCACCCTCGCGGCCGTGGTCGGCCTGGGCCTGCAGCTATGGATTCCGGGCCTGGTGCTCTGGCTGGTCGGCCACTCGCTGGCCCTCTGGGGCGCCCGCCTCGATACGCAGTTCCTGCAGGTCTTCGCCCGGCACATCAAGCAACCCCCGCTGTTGGACGTATAA